The proteins below are encoded in one region of Flavobacteriales bacterium:
- the rsmH gene encoding 16S rRNA (cytosine(1402)-N(4))-methyltransferase RsmH has translation MTYHDPVLLQECVDGLKIDPNGIYVDLTFGGGGHSREILKHLKDGHLYAFDQDKDAQMNLLQDARFTFIPHNFRFVRNFLRYFKAIPVNGVLADLGISSFQIDEPSRGFSTRADGPLDMRMSEGIELTAYKIINEYSVEELSRIFRDNADLQEAWKLSKAIVAERATRPIETIEAFKTLITPMAQWGKENSFLSRVFQAIRIEVNDEMNALKDMLLQMPDILDEGGRLVVISYHSLEDRMVKNLVRSGNIEGKVEKDFFGKPLVPFNAISRKPIIPSDEEIARNPRARSAKLRIAERI, from the coding sequence ATGACCTACCATGACCCCGTCCTGTTACAGGAATGCGTTGACGGTTTAAAGATCGATCCCAACGGGATTTACGTGGATCTCACCTTCGGTGGGGGTGGGCATTCGCGAGAGATTTTAAAGCACTTGAAAGACGGGCATCTGTATGCCTTCGACCAAGACAAAGACGCACAAATGAACCTGCTGCAGGACGCACGTTTTACTTTCATACCACACAACTTTAGGTTTGTGCGCAACTTCCTGCGGTATTTTAAGGCGATTCCTGTCAATGGAGTTCTTGCCGATCTTGGTATTTCATCCTTTCAAATAGATGAGCCAAGTAGAGGTTTCAGTACACGTGCCGATGGTCCGTTAGACATGCGCATGTCCGAAGGGATTGAGCTCACCGCTTACAAGATCATCAACGAATATTCAGTTGAAGAACTTTCTCGCATCTTCAGAGACAACGCTGACCTACAGGAAGCTTGGAAACTTTCGAAAGCCATTGTGGCTGAACGTGCCACCAGGCCGATTGAGACGATTGAAGCGTTCAAAACGCTGATCACTCCAATGGCACAATGGGGAAAAGAGAACAGCTTCCTGTCACGCGTGTTTCAGGCCATTAGAATAGAAGTGAACGATGAAATGAACGCGCTGAAGGATATGCTCCTACAGATGCCAGACATTTTAGATGAAGGAGGTCGCTTAGTGGTAATTTCTTACCACTCGTTGGAAGACCGAATGGTTAAAAACCTTGTAAGAAGCGGAAATATTGAGGGAAAAGTGGAAAAGGATTTCTTCGGAAAACCACTTGTTCCATTCAATGCGATTTCAAGAAAACCGATTATTCCAAGCGATGAAGAAATAGCTCGGAATCCACGTGCACGAAGTGCAAAACTCAGAATTGCAGAACGAATCTGA